A window of the Lactobacillus gasseri ATCC 33323 = JCM 1131 genome harbors these coding sequences:
- a CDS encoding NUDIX hydrolase N-terminal domain-containing protein: protein MKTNDQIANWAMDLQSLAQAGLRYGHDVFDRERYEEIRRIAGEMMSARTGIPEEKLKTLFLGDEGYQTPKIDTRAAIFKDNRILLVREKKTQEWSLPGGWNDYDQTTAQNCVKEAREEAGRIVEPIKIIAVQDRNHHNKPVIATNITKIFYLCKEISGKFTPNDETDACDYFNLDNLPKLSLGRNTKEQIAMCFDANNDPDWDTQFE, encoded by the coding sequence ATGAAGACAAATGATCAAATTGCAAATTGGGCAATGGACTTACAAAGTTTAGCCCAAGCTGGATTAAGATATGGGCATGATGTTTTTGATCGTGAACGTTATGAAGAGATTCGTAGAATTGCTGGCGAAATGATGTCTGCTAGAACTGGAATTCCGGAAGAAAAACTTAAAACTCTTTTCTTAGGTGATGAGGGTTACCAAACACCCAAAATTGATACACGAGCTGCAATTTTTAAAGATAATAGAATATTGCTTGTTCGTGAAAAAAAGACACAGGAGTGGTCATTGCCTGGTGGCTGGAATGATTATGATCAAACCACTGCTCAAAATTGTGTTAAAGAAGCTCGTGAAGAAGCGGGAAGAATAGTAGAACCGATTAAGATTATTGCAGTGCAAGATCGGAATCATCATAATAAGCCTGTTATTGCGACTAATATTACGAAAATATTTTATTTATGTAAGGAAATTAGTGGAAAGTTTACGCCAAATGATGAAACGGATGCATGTGATTATTTTAATTTAGATAATTTACCTAAACTTTCACTTGGACGAAATACTAAAGAACAAATTGCAATGTGTTTTGATGCAAATAATGATCCTGACTGGGATACTCAATTTGAATAA
- a CDS encoding mucin-binding protein, whose translation MTRVSFSHVYIINKKSGKVVEDHGFQPKEKSMQLIGTPTLPGYIPDRVVVGGEKVTVNDLNKEYIVSFKLNMKPTNTIQKAKIRYVDLTNNNQLLTEDTVSGLANTPINYDPQLKIKHFEEQGYKLVANDFNHNGDVQFFGSLDDYCPVFIITFISAIEAVNVNNPVEWVDPSLYHRKSKLIVNFEGCSNPPEKIIQTTNWFRTITINKAAKKVISHGVYDKAWHADKERYQEIKVPVVQGYHADLDLIKPKSMTLDDQAITVQYHPNGHLIPVDEAGVAIPDAPTPQFVSDSSDASKVKNNQNVPKVSGYQATLATVTPANPGQDLTVVYEKINNNDDTLYINLNHDHESDSQTTVVRKNIDQKTDSKNNKVQTAIINFIDIDDHGHSITSSGKLSGRVGESINDLYSTEIPLKVLKEQGYKVIFDDFNENSEKQYFKDGVLPQIFTIGLSKKQSDNQSSQESSDLNEEYEKLRQTREQFKQIKPTIMDNSNELNSSQTVNKLIDIITGLLTLIFMLNRGDKK comes from the coding sequence GTGACGAGGGTAAGTTTTAGTCATGTTTATATCATTAATAAAAAAAGTGGGAAAGTAGTTGAAGATCATGGCTTTCAGCCAAAAGAAAAGAGTATGCAATTAATTGGTACTCCAACACTTCCAGGTTATATTCCCGATCGAGTAGTAGTTGGTGGAGAAAAGGTAACGGTTAATGACTTAAATAAAGAATATATAGTTTCTTTTAAGCTCAACATGAAACCAACTAATACAATACAAAAGGCAAAAATTAGATATGTAGATTTAACTAATAATAATCAATTGCTGACAGAAGATACTGTTTCTGGTTTAGCAAATACACCAATTAATTATGATCCTCAACTTAAAATCAAGCATTTTGAAGAACAAGGCTATAAATTAGTAGCTAATGATTTTAATCATAACGGAGATGTCCAATTTTTTGGCAGTTTGGATGACTACTGCCCGGTTTTTATTATTACTTTTATATCTGCTATTGAAGCTGTAAACGTAAATAATCCTGTAGAATGGGTTGATCCATCTTTATATCATAGAAAGAGTAAGCTGATTGTTAATTTTGAGGGATGCTCAAATCCGCCCGAGAAAATTATTCAAACAACTAATTGGTTCCGAACGATTACGATTAATAAAGCTGCCAAAAAAGTAATTTCTCATGGTGTTTATGATAAAGCTTGGCATGCGGATAAAGAAAGATATCAAGAAATTAAAGTTCCCGTTGTTCAGGGTTATCACGCTGATTTAGATTTGATTAAACCAAAATCTATGACTTTAGATGATCAAGCCATTACAGTTCAGTACCACCCTAATGGTCATTTGATTCCAGTTGATGAAGCGGGAGTTGCTATTCCAGATGCACCAACGCCTCAGTTTGTATCAGACTCTAGTGATGCAAGTAAAGTTAAAAACAATCAAAATGTGCCGAAAGTAAGTGGCTATCAAGCAACTCTCGCTACAGTAACTCCAGCCAATCCAGGGCAAGATTTAACTGTAGTTTATGAAAAAATAAATAATAATGATGATACTTTATATATTAATCTAAATCACGATCATGAATCAGATTCTCAAACTACAGTAGTTCGTAAAAATATTGACCAAAAAACCGATTCGAAAAATAATAAAGTTCAAACAGCAATTATTAATTTTATTGATATAGATGATCATGGTCACTCTATTACTTCTTCTGGAAAACTTTCTGGACGAGTTGGAGAATCAATTAATGATTTATATAGTACTGAAATCCCATTAAAAGTATTGAAAGAACAAGGATATAAAGTTATATTTGATGACTTTAACGAAAATAGTGAAAAACAATACTTTAAAGACGGTGTTCTTCCTCAGATATTTACTATTGGACTAAGTAAAAAGCAAAGCGATAACCAGAGTAGTCAAGAAAGTTCAGATCTAAATGAAGAATATGAAAAATTACGTCAAACAAGAGAGCAGTTTAAACAAATAAAACCAACGATTATGGATAATTCTAACGAATTGAATTCTTCGCAAACTGTTAATAAACTCATTGATATTATTACAGGTTTATTAACTTTGATATTTATGCTTAATAGAGGGGATAAGAAATAA
- a CDS encoding mandelate racemase/muconate lactonizing enzyme family protein, which produces MKITKIDLLYSDPVEDNWRPSFCRIYTDNGIYGDGEVALSYGGAKEAAFAEMKELAHLLIGMNPLEHEIVWQKLYRNSFFGKNAGPVIFGAISAFDVALWDIKGKYYHAPLWELLGGKQRDHLKAYASQLQMGWGESRRPAATPQDYANNTKIALEKGFKTVKINFLTFDEQGKQIPWQRQTAFLSPNYLNLAEERIKAVRNVLEENGELILENHALTDKLSAVQYGKMFSKYNILYFEEPVKPDPDLLSYVHQETGLNIASGERMYSRWDFKRTFYQNSIQVAQPDICTAGGVTEVKKICDMADTNEIGVQIHVAGSNLATSVSLNLEAAIPNFVIHEYNINTEMSKMLSLTKYDYEPENGVFTVPDRPGIGNEISDYAFKHSRVVTIK; this is translated from the coding sequence ATGAAGATAACTAAAATTGATCTATTATATAGTGATCCAGTAGAAGATAATTGGCGACCGTCTTTTTGCCGTATTTATACTGATAATGGTATTTATGGCGATGGTGAAGTTGCTCTATCTTATGGCGGAGCAAAAGAAGCAGCTTTTGCTGAAATGAAAGAATTAGCTCACTTGTTAATCGGGATGAACCCATTAGAACATGAGATCGTTTGGCAGAAATTGTATAGAAATAGCTTTTTTGGTAAAAATGCAGGTCCTGTAATTTTTGGTGCTATTTCGGCTTTTGATGTTGCCTTATGGGATATTAAAGGGAAGTATTATCATGCTCCATTATGGGAATTACTTGGTGGCAAACAACGAGATCATTTAAAAGCTTATGCTAGTCAGCTCCAAATGGGATGGGGAGAGTCAAGAAGGCCAGCAGCGACGCCTCAAGACTATGCAAATAATACAAAAATTGCCTTAGAAAAGGGATTTAAGACTGTTAAAATTAACTTTTTAACATTTGATGAGCAGGGAAAACAAATTCCGTGGCAAAGACAGACAGCCTTTTTATCACCTAATTACTTAAACTTAGCCGAAGAGAGAATTAAGGCAGTTCGTAATGTTTTAGAAGAAAATGGTGAATTGATCTTAGAAAATCATGCTTTAACTGATAAATTATCAGCTGTTCAATATGGCAAGATGTTTTCAAAATACAATATCTTATATTTTGAAGAGCCAGTAAAGCCAGATCCCGATTTGTTAAGTTATGTTCATCAAGAAACAGGTTTAAATATTGCTTCTGGTGAGCGAATGTATTCTCGTTGGGATTTCAAACGTACTTTTTATCAAAATAGCATCCAAGTTGCTCAGCCAGATATCTGTACTGCAGGAGGTGTAACAGAAGTTAAAAAGATCTGCGATATGGCAGACACAAATGAGATTGGTGTGCAGATCCATGTAGCTGGAAGTAATTTAGCAACTTCCGTTTCATTAAACTTAGAAGCTGCAATTCCTAATTTTGTCATCCACGAATATAATATCAACACTGAAATGTCCAAAATGCTTAGCTTGACTAAGTATGATTATGAGCCTGAGAATGGTGTATTTACTGTCCCTGATCGACCGGGGATTGGCAATGAAATATCTGATTATGCTTTTAAACATAGCAGAGTAGTTACAATTAAGTGA
- a CDS encoding mucin-binding protein → MLSRNNNHFNELKEISPRYSIRKFTVGAASVLIGMSIFGLNSQTAQADSVNENGSNKQNPAVEQESSKALTTSPSSNIKNVVVTTKNVDAQNQVSAEKSKVNTSSEQKATNTNKESNQRAELQIENTKKVIAANKDQTKQVSTADQDQAKPVAKENYSVIQHDVVANNGNTPHDSGYVQLNLGLKIENTKNINPGDYIDIDLGLPLQSGQQKTYSDGLAEKDTPVTVKDNAGKTDTIGNIATVGNIPNEFYRLSFNDHIQKYGAILLNLDLKQYSLIQRAISTVGYSHEKNGPTSYSAQNDLVIGDGAYKFTSGLSVPVKYIPQESSGAITPRIGENTWIQGRSTGINSRVWTIYPDGSFTVNDKSPLGLDGIVYFAKNFGNTATVTVYSPSNNPYFDYNYASDNEIKEQIESAFAQLKGTNNLDQIAQDNSNVGFSLNKIPENNISIVVTHSDNPEKAYSTVLKADGSKYSSDQLMTSRTYHITVNGANLGQIYSLPISFISEITKAGVDVSKPDDITKPEEDKAQIYQDQDKYEVLNNNLNNAYPILYKGIRINNPELMNYMKNNLATWIDVKDDNNPNNELVGPAAYTLNVSVVNQPTNLKPQNIANGDSSGQQLDQTILVIFQDLDENNKNILSKDLTGLSGADARYSTLSDIKALENQHYELVSDDTKGQNLKFGNQKQVFYVKFRHVLKKEKQESKSVSRNITYVDDKGNPVKGSPDGKASYVQSASFVRFPVKDLVTGVVGYSINNDGAIDTQDGTHAWKATSSNYFEKVISKDPASLGFEHVNYAVIPEETVDANTKDQEIQVIYSGTTKKPEPTKPDKPNKPEKPETPNKPDKPSEPSKPEMPSKPDKSSESKSTEPEKLIHQATSDTSKNHSESTEKEDLSRSKVALDKTSFSPLARRNTSLVNEKINTSESSKDSTNLTKNRTANSNKELPQTSSNAQQSIDDEVIGSVALSIGLIGLAGVKKRKKAR, encoded by the coding sequence ATGTTATCAAGAAATAATAATCATTTTAATGAACTTAAAGAAATAAGTCCTCGTTATTCAATTCGTAAGTTTACTGTCGGAGCAGCTTCTGTTCTTATAGGGATGTCAATTTTCGGGCTAAATTCTCAAACAGCTCAAGCAGATAGTGTTAATGAAAATGGTTCAAATAAACAAAATCCTGCTGTTGAACAGGAATCAAGCAAGGCACTTACAACTAGTCCATCAAGTAATATTAAAAACGTGGTTGTAACTACTAAGAATGTAGATGCACAAAATCAAGTATCTGCTGAAAAGTCAAAGGTTAATACAAGCAGTGAACAAAAAGCAACTAATACCAATAAAGAAAGCAATCAACGTGCCGAGCTACAGATAGAAAATACTAAAAAAGTTATTGCAGCAAATAAAGATCAAACTAAACAAGTTTCAACTGCTGATCAAGATCAAGCTAAACCAGTTGCCAAAGAAAATTATAGTGTTATCCAGCATGATGTGGTTGCAAATAACGGAAATACCCCACATGATAGTGGCTATGTTCAACTAAATTTAGGATTAAAAATAGAAAATACTAAGAACATTAATCCTGGTGATTATATTGATATTGATTTAGGCTTGCCACTACAATCTGGCCAGCAAAAAACGTATAGTGATGGTTTAGCAGAGAAAGATACACCAGTAACCGTTAAAGATAATGCAGGAAAGACGGATACAATAGGAAATATTGCCACAGTAGGAAATATTCCGAATGAATTTTACCGATTAAGTTTTAACGATCATATTCAAAAATATGGTGCCATACTTCTTAATCTTGATTTAAAGCAATATTCTTTAATTCAGCGTGCTATTAGTACTGTCGGCTATTCTCATGAAAAGAATGGCCCAACCAGTTATAGTGCTCAAAATGATCTAGTTATTGGGGATGGCGCTTATAAATTTACTTCTGGGTTAAGCGTTCCTGTTAAATATATTCCACAAGAAAGTAGTGGAGCGATTACTCCGCGGATTGGAGAAAACACATGGATTCAAGGAAGAAGTACTGGCATAAATTCTAGAGTATGGACTATTTATCCTGACGGATCATTTACTGTAAACGATAAATCTCCGCTTGGGTTAGATGGAATCGTATATTTTGCTAAGAATTTTGGTAATACTGCTACAGTAACGGTTTATAGTCCAAGTAATAATCCTTACTTTGATTATAATTATGCAAGCGACAACGAGATTAAAGAACAAATTGAAAGTGCATTTGCTCAACTAAAAGGGACTAACAATTTAGATCAAATTGCTCAAGATAATTCAAATGTCGGTTTTAGTTTAAATAAAATACCAGAAAATAATATTTCAATTGTTGTTACTCATAGTGACAATCCTGAAAAAGCATATAGCACAGTCTTGAAAGCCGATGGGTCGAAATACAGTTCAGATCAATTAATGACTTCACGTACATATCACATTACTGTTAATGGAGCTAATTTAGGTCAAATATATTCTTTACCAATTTCTTTTATTTCTGAAATTACTAAAGCAGGTGTTGATGTTTCAAAGCCTGACGATATTACTAAACCAGAAGAAGATAAGGCTCAGATATATCAAGATCAAGATAAGTATGAAGTACTTAATAACAATTTGAATAATGCTTATCCAATTTTATATAAGGGAATTAGAATCAATAATCCCGAATTAATGAATTATATGAAGAACAATCTTGCTACTTGGATTGATGTGAAAGATGATAATAATCCGAATAATGAATTAGTAGGTCCAGCAGCTTATACTCTTAATGTATCTGTTGTAAATCAGCCAACTAACTTAAAGCCACAAAATATTGCAAATGGTGATTCTTCAGGGCAACAATTAGATCAAACTATTCTTGTTATTTTCCAGGACTTAGATGAAAATAACAAAAATATCTTAAGTAAAGATTTAACTGGATTAAGTGGAGCTGATGCTAGATATTCAACTTTAAGTGATATTAAGGCTTTAGAAAATCAACATTATGAATTAGTTAGCGATGATACTAAGGGTCAAAATCTTAAGTTTGGTAATCAAAAACAAGTATTTTATGTCAAATTTAGACATGTTCTAAAGAAAGAAAAACAAGAAAGTAAGAGTGTTTCTAGAAATATTACTTATGTTGACGATAAAGGAAATCCTGTTAAGGGATCACCTGATGGCAAAGCTAGCTATGTACAAAGTGCAAGTTTTGTTCGTTTTCCAGTGAAAGATTTAGTGACTGGTGTGGTCGGCTATAGTATTAATAATGATGGTGCAATTGATACTCAGGATGGTACTCATGCATGGAAAGCAACTAGCAGTAATTATTTCGAAAAAGTAATTTCAAAAGATCCTGCATCATTAGGCTTTGAGCATGTTAACTATGCTGTTATTCCAGAAGAAACAGTAGATGCAAATACTAAAGATCAAGAGATCCAAGTTATTTATAGTGGTACTACTAAGAAGCCAGAACCAACTAAACCCGACAAGCCAAACAAGCCGGAGAAACCGGAAACCCCGAATAAACCTGACAAACCGAGTGAACCAAGTAAGCCAGAAATGCCAAGCAAACCTGATAAATCAAGTGAAAGCAAGTCAACTGAACCTGAGAAATTGATTCATCAAGCAACATCAGACACTTCAAAAAATCACAGTGAATCAACTGAAAAAGAAGATTTATCAAGATCAAAAGTTGCTTTAGATAAGACAAGTTTTTCACCTTTGGCTAGAAGAAATACTTCGTTAGTCAATGAGAAGATTAACACTTCTGAATCATCAAAAGATTCAACCAATCTGACTAAAAATAGAACAGCAAATTCAAATAAAGAATTGCCACAAACAAGTAGTAACGCTCAACAATCAATTGATGATGAAGTGATTGGTTCTGTTGCTTTATCAATAGGATTAATTGGTTTAGCTGGTGTTAAAAAGAGAAAAAAGGCAAGATAA
- a CDS encoding DUF4097 family beta strand repeat-containing protein has translation MFFSKSDESKDKVINEVLSNDSFNNLNLDLINLDLKVETGDKFEVHFYGPEDEKPSVELKDDTLQIKEPKLDHQHGKFWRKGFVEVNIVSQSDNGNLIVTVPEGHHLSAIKVSSVSGDTNFKSLSLDSLAISVVSGDVSLRTVQTDEVKLTTTSGDIGLKEVTVKQGKAQLVSGDFTLKNSLVLDKFKVSTTSGDNLVEDVKAAQYQLSTLSGDNSLFGKNKTAAEGDSTNNAGTIILSTLSGDNTVK, from the coding sequence ATGTTTTTTAGTAAAAGTGATGAAAGTAAAGATAAAGTTATTAACGAGGTTTTGAGTAATGATAGTTTTAATAATTTAAATCTTGATTTAATTAATCTTGATCTTAAAGTTGAAACTGGTGATAAGTTTGAAGTTCACTTTTATGGCCCTGAAGATGAAAAGCCAAGCGTTGAGCTTAAAGATGATACTCTTCAAATTAAAGAACCAAAATTAGATCATCAGCACGGAAAGTTTTGGAGAAAAGGCTTTGTCGAAGTAAATATAGTTAGTCAAAGTGATAATGGTAACTTAATTGTTACAGTTCCTGAGGGTCATCATTTAAGTGCGATAAAAGTTTCTTCGGTAAGTGGCGATACCAATTTTAAGAGTTTAAGTCTTGATTCTTTAGCAATTTCTGTTGTAAGTGGAGATGTAAGTCTAAGAACAGTACAAACTGACGAAGTTAAATTAACTACAACTTCAGGAGATATTGGTCTCAAAGAAGTTACAGTAAAGCAAGGAAAAGCCCAACTAGTAAGTGGCGATTTTACACTGAAAAATAGTTTAGTCCTTGATAAATTTAAGGTTTCAACTACTTCGGGGGATAACTTAGTTGAAGATGTAAAAGCTGCTCAATATCAATTAAGTACTTTAAGTGGAGATAATTCATTATTCGGAAAAAATAAAACAGCTGCCGAAGGAGATAGTACAAATAATGCTGGCACTATTATTTTAAGTACCTTATCTGGTGATAATACAGTTAAGTAA
- the brnQ gene encoding branched-chain amino acid transport system II carrier protein produces MTDHTSRKLTWKDYLVVASLLFGLFFGAGNLIFPLHLGQLAGANWGTAAVGFLITGVLLPLLSVLAVAITHADGVYDIGKPLGAGFAVVFMVLIHATIGPLFGTPRTATVSFTVGIAPFVPKNMQGTALLIFSALFFLAAFGFSYHQNNILSNVGKVLNPLFLSLLFLVFLVAFARPLGNPQTAAVTTAYKHGALVNGFLEGYNTMDALAGLAFGVTVVTAVRGMGQKNAKSVSKVVAKSGLLAVLAIGFIYLLLILMGAMSLGRFKVSDNGGVAFNQIVNVYGGVFGQALLAFLLTVTCLTTAVGLVAAFAQDFHKHFPQVSYHAWLALSCLASFLAANFGLDTIIAWSTPMLMFLYPLSMVLILLSVCSPLFKTDGVVYFFVIVFTVVPALGDMVVAFPSVVSQSSFGLAVASVRNHLPLANMGLSWLVPALVGLAIGLVVHFVKNKRVASALEED; encoded by the coding sequence ATGACAGATCATACATCACGGAAATTAACATGGAAGGATTATTTAGTAGTCGCTTCTTTGCTATTTGGTTTATTCTTTGGGGCTGGTAACTTGATTTTCCCATTGCACTTGGGACAACTTGCTGGAGCAAATTGGGGTACAGCTGCAGTTGGATTTTTAATCACGGGTGTATTACTGCCTTTATTATCCGTTTTAGCTGTTGCAATTACTCATGCTGATGGCGTTTATGATATCGGAAAACCGCTAGGTGCTGGTTTCGCAGTTGTATTTATGGTTTTGATCCATGCTACAATTGGTCCTTTATTTGGTACACCGAGAACTGCAACTGTTTCATTTACAGTTGGGATTGCACCATTTGTTCCTAAAAATATGCAAGGAACAGCCTTATTAATCTTTTCTGCTTTATTTTTCTTAGCAGCTTTTGGTTTCTCATATCATCAAAACAACATCTTATCTAATGTTGGTAAAGTATTAAACCCACTATTTTTATCTCTATTATTCTTAGTATTCCTTGTAGCTTTTGCTCGTCCATTAGGTAACCCGCAAACTGCAGCTGTAACTACTGCCTACAAGCACGGTGCTTTAGTTAATGGATTCTTAGAAGGATACAACACAATGGATGCTTTAGCAGGATTAGCCTTCGGTGTTACTGTTGTTACGGCAGTGCGCGGAATGGGACAAAAGAATGCTAAAAGTGTTTCAAAAGTTGTTGCTAAGTCTGGTTTGCTAGCTGTGCTAGCTATCGGTTTTATTTACTTATTATTGATCTTAATGGGTGCAATGTCCTTAGGTCGTTTTAAAGTTTCAGACAATGGTGGTGTTGCATTTAACCAAATTGTTAATGTTTATGGCGGTGTCTTCGGTCAAGCTTTACTTGCATTCTTATTAACTGTTACGTGCTTGACCACTGCTGTTGGTTTAGTTGCTGCTTTTGCGCAAGACTTCCATAAACACTTCCCACAAGTTAGCTACCATGCTTGGTTAGCACTTAGCTGTTTAGCTTCATTCTTAGCTGCTAACTTTGGTTTAGACACAATCATTGCATGGTCAACTCCAATGTTGATGTTCCTATACCCATTATCAATGGTATTAATTTTATTATCTGTCTGCTCGCCATTGTTTAAGACTGACGGAGTTGTTTACTTCTTTGTAATTGTCTTTACAGTTGTTCCAGCTTTGGGCGACATGGTTGTAGCCTTTCCAAGTGTTGTAAGTCAAAGTTCATTTGGTTTAGCAGTGGCTTCAGTAAGAAACCATTTACCATTAGCTAACATGGGGCTTTCATGGCTTGTTCCAGCTTTAGTTGGTTTGGCAATTGGATTAGTGGTTCATTTTGTTAAAAATAAAAGAGTAGCTTCTGCATTAGAAGAAGATTAA
- a CDS encoding HAD family hydrolase has translation MLKNIIFDFGNVIMNYSPDEILNHYELSPADHDLLRKSIFESKEWSEIDAGKISEKEATEIFMDRVPDRLKGKVKQVMATWPENVDFYEPVFNYMEKLRQDGYKIYGLSNTGMQFANFVKNSEMGNYFDGYVFSAQEKLMKPDRRIYEKLIARYMLKPEESLFIDDLKANTDAAKKLGMQAFTFKIDKLGELQDYVASH, from the coding sequence ATGCTTAAAAATATTATCTTTGATTTTGGAAATGTCATCATGAATTATAGTCCCGATGAAATTTTGAATCATTATGAATTAAGTCCAGCAGACCATGATTTATTAAGAAAGAGTATTTTTGAATCTAAAGAATGGAGCGAGATTGACGCTGGAAAGATTTCAGAAAAAGAAGCAACTGAAATCTTTATGGATCGTGTACCAGATCGTCTAAAGGGTAAGGTTAAGCAAGTTATGGCAACTTGGCCAGAAAATGTTGATTTCTATGAACCAGTCTTTAATTATATGGAAAAATTGCGCCAAGATGGTTATAAGATCTATGGCTTATCTAATACAGGGATGCAATTTGCAAATTTTGTTAAAAACTCTGAAATGGGAAATTATTTCGATGGCTATGTTTTTTCTGCTCAAGAAAAACTAATGAAGCCAGATAGAAGAATTTATGAAAAATTAATTGCTCGTTATATGTTAAAGCCTGAAGAGAGTTTATTTATAGATGATTTGAAAGCAAATACTGATGCAGCAAAGAAGTTAGGCATGCAGGCTTTTACGTTTAAAATTGATAAGCTAGGCGAATTACAAGATTATGTCGCTAGTCATTAA
- a CDS encoding winged helix-turn-helix transcriptional regulator: protein MYQRKLPKEYYCTVDYALDIFGGKWKPRLLCILGHKKSMRYREIKDQMENISDAALADSLKELQQQNIIERKQYNEMPIRVEYSLTNKGKTLLPVLNTISNWAIKNSTPDMYKGIHFEDVHKDLFK, encoded by the coding sequence ATGTATCAAAGAAAATTACCAAAAGAATATTATTGTACAGTTGATTATGCATTAGATATCTTTGGCGGAAAATGGAAACCAAGACTCTTATGTATCTTAGGTCACAAAAAATCTATGAGATATAGAGAAATAAAAGATCAGATGGAAAACATCTCTGATGCAGCACTTGCAGATTCGCTCAAGGAATTGCAACAACAAAATATTATTGAAAGAAAGCAATATAATGAAATGCCAATTCGCGTGGAATATTCATTAACAAATAAGGGAAAAACGCTGCTACCAGTTTTAAATACAATTTCAAATTGGGCCATTAAAAATAGCACCCCTGATATGTATAAAGGGATTCATTTTGAGGATGTGCATAAAGACTTGTTTAAATAG